CAAATCAGAAGCGCGCAAGACGCTTGGTCATATCCCGTTGGAAAAAATTGTAGCTGCAGTGAGCTAGCCATCGACTTATCATGATCGCAACTGACACTGACATGAATGCACTGTTATGAACATAACAATCCAAGGAAGTCTTCCAGACAGACAAGGGAAATTAAACTAAGGATCACAAGCGTGCAGTTGCTCCTACCCGGCCATAAACAAAGCGGAGTGGATCGAACGATCCAAAGCTGCACTGATTGCTGTTAGTTTGTCACATGTACGTAAATTAATGTGCGTCCGAACAAGAACAATCACACCACACGGCCTCCGTCGATCAGTCGCTCACAAGTCCCAACTGTTCAAAAATTTACACTTATTTCGAACGAATTATTACAGGCTCCAATGTCTGAACAATGGGCGACATGCCGCCGCACATGGCAGAGGATCCAGTTCAGAAGATTTGGAGGATGTCCTGGATGAAGACGTTGCAGAGCGGGCAGTTGCCGCGGGCGTGCCGGAGCTCGCGGGAGCAGAGGCGGCAGAAGGTGTGGCCGCACGGGATGAAGGCCGCGCCCTTGTGCCGCACCATGCACACGCAGCACACCTgcgcctcctcctcttcttcctcttcgtgccGGTCACCGTGGCCGTCCTCGTCGTTGACATCGACCATGCCGCACTGGGTCACGCCGCCGTCCTCGTCAGCTTCCAAGTGGATGTCCGTCTGCTCCAGCAGCGCCATCAGTGAcgtcgacgccgccgccaccggcggAGGCTCGtcgttgtgtccgtcctcctcttctACGTCgttctcctcgtcgtcgtcgaccacGGCGCGCGGGGACGGGGCGCGGGTGAAGGCCACGGCCACCGATCCCTCGCCGGGGGACGGGTGGTACTTGTAGCTGCTTCTCGGGGAGGCTCTGCTCGCCACGGCGCGGGGAGGCTTGGCCGTCGACCCTGTCGCGTGCCACGCGCCCGCGGCGCGACGGACCCAGAGCCGGTGGCGCAGCGGCCTGCAGTTGATCGCACCGCCAGAGCCGCCCTCGCCTCGAACGTCCCGGTCGATGGCGTCCATGAGCGTGCACGGCCTGTCTTctgcgccgtcgtcgtcgtcgtcgtccgggatCCTGAGGAAGTCGCGGATGGCCGGTTCGGCGGGCGTGGAGAGCTGCTCCTTGAGCGTCATGGCGCGCCGCAGCTCCGGCCGCCGGTCCATCGGCAGGCCCCGATCGCCGGCGCGGCGTCTCCTTCGCGTCGGGGGTGGTGACCGCGGTGGCTGAGAGAGGACAGAGAGGCGGGCTGCGGTTGCGCGCGAGTGGGGAGGACGGGAGACGCCGTGGACTGGAGCGGGCCTCGCGGGGTTTTTAAACCCTGGAACGCAATTACCGCAAAGGCGCGCGGATGGGAGCGAAATTACGCCGGGTGCCACGCTAAGTCAGACTTACGACGGGCACCTGGCTTCCACTATGTTACTGGGCAGTGGAGTAATTTGCCCACTTGATGTCCTAAAATTTGACGACGGAATCACCGGAGGTCTGGAAAACTATTTCGAAATCCTGTACTTGCTAGTTTGGCCACTTGTCATCTAAATTTTGACGACGGAATAGCCGGAGGTCAGGAAAACTATTCTGAAAATCGGTACGTACTTGCAGATTGCTGGTGAATGTGACGGTACGTTGCAGTACAGAAAATATAGCAGTGCCACTTGAACAGTGGGTTTTCAAAACTTGAAAGAAATAAAAGTACTTGAACAGTGTGCATGCGCGCGAGCGGACGTACGTGATGCGTGCAAGCAACGGAACCTGGTACGTACCACGGCAACAGGAGCGGGCTCACTTTGTTTACTGTGGCCCAGGCCAGGCATGCATGAGAAGTTGGTGCTACATCTACATGCACCTCCATCGAAACCCTTCGCGTCGCCTCGGTCTTGGGTGGGCAAACGGACCACACTGaactgaactttttgtttcttgccAAGGAATGAACT
The Triticum dicoccoides isolate Atlit2015 ecotype Zavitan chromosome 3A, WEW_v2.0, whole genome shotgun sequence genome window above contains:
- the LOC119272657 gene encoding uncharacterized protein LOC119272657 produces the protein MDRRPELRRAMTLKEQLSTPAEPAIRDFLRIPDDDDDDGAEDRPCTLMDAIDRDVRGEGGSGGAINCRPLRHRLWVRRAAGAWHATGSTAKPPRAVASRASPRSSYKYHPSPGEGSVAVAFTRAPSPRAVVDDDEENDVEEEDGHNDEPPPVAAASTSLMALLEQTDIHLEADEDGGVTQCGMVDVNDEDGHGDRHEEEEEEEAQVCCVCMVRHKGAAFIPCGHTFCRLCSRELRHARGNCPLCNVFIQDILQIF